The window GGCGGTGAAATCTCCGGGTGGGGATTCAGGGTTTTGCGGAGCTATTACCCCGGGCACATGCTCAGCATTCTCCCTACCGGGACACTCGGTGTGGGTCCCAGCTACTCAATAGCAGCCAGGCTGGCGAGACCGGACAATCAGGTGCTCTACCTCAGTGGCGACGGCTCGTTCGGGCTGAACGCCATGGAGTTTAACACCATGGTCAGGCATAACCTTCCCATTGTCTCCATAATCAGCAACGACGGCAGCTGGGGAGTGATAAAGCGCCTCCAGCAGAACAGGGGGACTGGCCGCGTGGTGGGGTCCGACCTGGGCTATGTCCGCTACGATAAGGTAGTCGAGGCCCTTGGCGGCTACGGAGAAGCAGTAGACAAACCGGAAGACATACGTCCTGCGCTGGAAAGGGCCTTCGCTTCGGGTCTGCCCGCCTGTATCAATGTGCGGACCTCCTTCTAGGAGGGTAACGAAAAAACCTGAGGACACTCCTAACAGGTTGCTGAAAAACCCTTTCGACCAATCCCCGTGCGGCCCAGATGGAGCGCCTCTCAGAAGAGGCGGGGCCCCTCAGAAGGGGCGGTGCCTTCCCCTTCCTGTCCAGGAAAAGCCTTCCTACCGAGGAAGGGGGAAAAGATTATATCTGGGGGACACCGGCAGAATCTGGTTTCGGATTCTGCTAACGTCATTCTGTAAGAATGACGCCCAGACACCCCTGCCATAGGGGCGCTCCCTCTGGACTCCCCTTTTTCATCACCCTGCTAGACCTGTGCCAGCCACAGTGCCGGGCATCACCACAGTCCGGTTACAGTCTGAGCAGGCGCTTGAGGTTTGCCGTAGCGGTCCGGCCAATTTCTTCGGTTGTAACGCCGCGGAGTGCGGCCACTTTCTCGGCCACTGCAACCACCTCTGCGGGACCGGCTGACTGCCCCCTCGGTGTAGCATCCGTCTCGGTGAGCAGCCGGTCGGACGGAATCCGGGTAACTGCCTCTTCCAGTTCGGGCATATCTCCAAGTACCGCCCTGCCGATAGCAACGTAGAACCCGATTTCAAGCCAGTCCTTCAACATGTCGCTGTCACCGGAGAACCCGTGGATGTTCCCTGTCAACCCGGAGCCGACCTCCCTGCGAAGCAGTCCCATCATGTCGGCATGGGCTTCGCGACAGTGCAGGTTTACAGGCAGACCTTTCTCGTGGGCCAGTGACAGCTCATACTTCAGCAGTTCTCTCTGCTCGGTTGCCGTCTGTGGACTTCGGGCATAGTCCAGTCCTATTTCACCCATGGCAACAACGCTTTCCGTGATGGCAAGCTCTTCAAGACGACGGCACAGTTCGTCCGTGGGGGCAACGGCATTCCAGGGATGGATTCCTACCGCAGCCAGTACTACCCGGTGAGTCCTCGCCAGGCGGATGGCCTCTTCCGATGACTCCAGGCTCATCCCCGTTGTCAGTATTATGTCAAGATTGCTGGCCGCCGCCCTCTCAAGTACCTCCATAAGCTGTTGTTCCGACTCAAAACCGTCCATGTGGCAGTGGCTGTCTGAAAACACCGTCTACCTCCTGCAACCCGCATTCTGCCCTAACAGGTTGCTGAAAAACCCTTTCGACCAATCCCCGTGCGGCCCAGATGTGGCGCCCCTCAGAAGGGGCGGTGCCTTCCCCTTCCTGTCCAGGAAGAGCCTTCCTACCGAGGAAGGGGGGAAAGATTGTATCTGGGGGACACCGGCAGAATCTGGTTTCGGATTCTGCTAACGTCATTCTGTAAGAATGACGCCCAGACACCCCTGCCAAAGGAGGCTTCGGCCCCTCTCAGAAGAGGGGTTTCGCCCCTTCTGAGGGGCGCTCCCTCTGGACTCTCCTTTTTCATCACTCTGCTAAGATACAACCATGCAGTAATCCTGTCAATCACCGGCCAGAAGCAACAATGGCCGTTTACCACCGTATGATATACTGAAAGGCAAAGAGTTTCACTTCGGGTGTACGGAGCAAGTACAGACGCCGAATGCCGGACTGGTGAGGGCCCTCACCTCCACAGAAGGGGTCGACATCCATGCCGCTGATGGTTAATCCATATTCAAGGGCGACACAATACCTGCGTGGAAACGTGCTTAACCGCTTCCCACGCGGGATTTGGGCGCTCATGGTCATTCAGCTGGTTGCTTCGGCAGGTTTCTCCATTTGCCTGCCTTTTTTACCCCTGTACCTCCACCAGGAACGTGGCCTGGTGATGACACTGGTCGGTGTACTTTTTCTTATCGGGGGCATCTGCTCCTCTACCACTCAGATGGTGGGAGGCGTGCTGGCTGACCGACTCGGTCGGCGACGACTGCTTCTCGGTACCTCTATCATCAGGATGTTCCTCTACTCGGGGCTGGCTGTCCTGATAGCGACCTCGGCACCGGTATGGAGCATCATCACCATCTATATCGCCGGCCAGTCAGCAGGAATGATGATGCGTCCCGCCATGACAGCCATGGTGGCTGACCTCTCTCCCGAGAACCAGCTTACCGAGACCTATGGACTCCTGCGGGTAGGACAGAATATTGGCTGGGCAATGGGCCCGGCAGTGGGCGGATACCTGATAACCTTCCTGCCTTACGCCTGGCTCTTCGGAGTGACCGCCCTATCAAGCATCCTGACTTTCTCTCTGATATTCCTGCTCCTCAGGGAGTCCTACGTTGCCACCACGGACCGCGTAGACTTCCGCAGTATGTTCACCGCAGCCACCGACCGGACCTTCCTGGCTTTCAGTGGCCTTTGCCTGCTGGTGTTCATGACGATGGGACAGCTTGGCAGTACCCTGTCTATCTTCACGGTGGACCGGATGGGCCTGTCAACTGCCCAGTACGGGATGCTGCTCACCGCCAACGGTATTATCGTGGTATTGTTCCAGTACCCGGTGGCGCGCTGGGCAGGAAGACTGACCAGGGCCCGAGGTATGATACTGGGGAGTCTGTTCTTCGGCATCGGCTGGCTGTCTATGGGCTGGGTCCAGAACTTCGGCTGGGCGCTGGCATCGATAGCGATTGTCACCGCCGGAGAGATAACGTTCACTCCACTGTCACTATCAACAGTGGGACAGCTTGCACCATCAGACCGTCGAGGGCGGTACATGGGGTTCTTCGGACTGAGCCAGAGTCTGAGTATGTCCCTGGGACCGCTGTTCGGCGGGGTCCTGCTCGACACTTTTCCTCGTGAGCCATGGTTTATCTGGAGTACAATCAGCGCTGTGGCTTTTATTGCTGCAGTGGGCTTCTACCTGTGGGGCACGAGGGCCCGGATTGGTCCGTCTGTCGATTACCATCTGACCGATTCACAGGACAAACCGTAACTGGAAAGACCCCGCCCGGGGCAGGGTCCACAGATACAAACGTTTCCAGGTGATGCGGGGAAGTGAGACGGCAGGCGTTCAGAAGACTACTTGTCGGTCTTCTCCTTCTGCTTTCCAGTGGCAACCGGCATCGGCTATACCGGAGTGTCACTGATATACCGGACGAGTACAAAGCCTTGCGTTCCGGCGGCTCTTGATATAATCTTAGGTGTATCTGAAGCACAACCTCAGACACGTGGGAGAGCATGACCATTCAGCGGGAGTTCCTGGAATCAATCCCCTACTTCACCGGACTTGACGCAACTGAGCTGGACTCAGTGCGGCAGCTTATATTCGAGAGGACGGTCGACCGCAACGAAATAATCCAGTTCGAGGGCGAATCCGCCGAGGCGCTTTTCTTCATCGCCTCGGGTGCAGTCAAGGTATTCAAGACGTCCGCTGAAGGTAAGGAACAGATTCTGAGCATAGCACGACCCGGGGATTCCTTTAACGACATCGCCATTTTCGATGACGGTCCTGCACCAGCCAGTGCCCAGACAATGAGTCCCGTCGTACTCTATGGGATATCAAAGAACGAAATCCAGACCATCCTGAGGCAGCACCCGCAGGTGGCCCTGAATACCATCAGGGTACTCGTTGACCGGACACGACAGTTGGTGGAGCTTGTAGAGGACCTCTCCTTCCGGCACGTCATTGGCCGCGTAGCCAAGATACTCCTGGAACACGCCGGCGACGGCACCTCTCCCAGGCCGCGGCTGACCCAGCAGGATATGGCCGCCATGGCGGGTACCGTTCGGGAGGTCGTCGCCCGGTCGCTCAAGGCACTGGAAGAGGAAGGGGCTATCAGGCTGGAGCGGCACCAGATAAAGATAGCCGACAAAGAAGCACTCGAAGATATGGTAGCAGCATCGGTCTGAGATATATGTTACAGACTGAGACGCAGTACCAGGATATAGTATAAGAAAGACGGGGGTAGACTACATTGCCGTTCATGCCACAAATCGATAAGGATAAGTGCGACAACTGCGGACTTTGCGTCAGTGTGTGTACCTGTGGTGCGTTGGTCTATATCGAAGAGACTGTCACCGTTATTGAGACCCAGGCCTGTGGCTGGTGCATGATGTGCGAAGCTGTATGCCCCCTCGGAGCCATTACCTGTCCCTTTGAGATAGTACTCGACGAAGTGACCCGGCCTTAACCGGTAACCACAGCCTGTACGGCCAGTATATCCCACTTTTTAACCTGCTGGCATCCCTCCTCCTTCACCCAACCGCAGCTACCCCAAAGAGACAAATGTTACATACAATGTCTCTCCTTGCGCCTAGAATTGAGTAGAACATCAAGGGAGAGAACCCGGCGCGGATGAAGGAGGTGTGGCTGATGCTAAGGTGGAGATTTAAGGCCTGTCCCCGATGTGGTGGTGACAGTTATATAGACAATGACATAGATGGCTGGTACGAGCAATGCCTTTTGTGTGGCCACCGCCGGGAACTGAAGGACCTTGAACAGTTCATGAAGCGACCGGTACGAACCGCAGGTAAACATGATGACCTGAATGCAGCCTGACGCTGCCAGCAAGGTCACCGACACAAGAAATATGCTATATTGATAGTAGCAGGGATAAAAAAGGATACATCGGATTGCCTATCTACGAATACGAATGTGAAGAATGCTCGACCCGATTTGAAGTACGTCGCAGCTTTCACGATACATCTATGGAGTCCTGTCCCCAGTGCGAAGGAGATACCCACCGTGTTTTCCAACCCACCGCGGTTATCTTCAAAGGGTCAGGCTTTTACGTAACCGACAGCAGGAAACACTCCTCACCGCCCGGGGGTGATTCGTCCTCGGGGTAGCGCATCAGTCCGGTTTCACCACAGAATCCAACATGAAGGGCACCTTATGGGTGCCTTTTCTCATGTCCGCAGCAATTACCAACATGGCCAAACTCTCTTGACATGCACCAGCGCCTGTGCCAATATTCGTGCATTACCGATGTGTTAGTACCCGACCAGCCAGGTACTAACTAACTAAGGAAAGGAGACTATTGACTATGGAAGTACTGGCTTCAGGCAAGGGAGTGTACCGGACCCCGGACCCGGACGGTCACCGGGAATGGGTGCGGACGCACAAGTCCCGGGAGCTGAAGAGCAAGGTGATGACAGCCAAAGAGGCCGTCGAGAAGTTCGTCAGTGATGGTGACTATCTGGGTTACGACCTCAACATCCACAAGAGAGGGCCTGCTGCCCTCATGCACGAGATTATCCGCCAGAAGAAGAAGGACCTCTGGGTGGCTGTCAGGTTCAGCGGCATGGACCCGGCCATTCTCATCGCCGGTGGCTGTGTCAGCCGGATTGACATCGGCTGGTTCATCCAGAGCGGTACCTGCTCCCGGGCAATCCAGGAAGGCTTAATCAAGGTCACCGAGTGGACCAATGGCGCAGTGGTCTACCGCGAACTTGCCGGCGCCATGGGGCTGCCCTTCCTGCCTCTCCGCTACATTGGCGGTACCGACACCTTCGAGCAGTCCGGTGCCAAGCTTATCAAAGACCCCTTCACCGGACAGGAGATATGCCTCGTCCCGGCGCTCAACCTGGACGTTGCTGTCGTTCATGTCCACCAGTGCGACGAGTTTGGTAATGCCCGCATTTTCGGTTCCGGCCTTTCCCCGATGGAGACTTGTTCCTGTGCCAAGAAGCTTATCATCTCTACCGAGGAGGTTGTCAGTTCCGATGAGATACGGCGTCGCCCACAGCTCACCACTGTTCCTTACTACATGGTCGATGCTGTGGTAAATGTGCCGTTTGGCACGTATCCGGGTGCCATGCCGGGGCTCTATGGCAGCGACCCGGAGCACATGATAGAGATGATGATGGCTGACCGCATGGGTACCATGGACGCATATCTGGAGAAATGGGTCTACGCTTTTGAGTCCCACGCCGAGATGCTGGACAAGCTGGTGGGAGCCAGAAAGCTCATTCAGTTGATGCAGGCCGAGACTTTCAGGGAGGGTTACCGCGCATGAGTGAGACAATCAACTTCACCACAACCGAGTCACTCCTTATCAATGTCGCCAACCTGATTGAGAACAACAAGTACTACTGGGTGGCCATCGGCGGGTCACCGATGATGGCGATGATGCTGGCAAGGAAGACCCTTGCCCCCAGAGCTTATTACGTCGTTGAGGATGGCACCATATGTCCGGACCCGTTGGAGTATGTCCCGTTCCTTTCCGGGGCAAGCGGCGCTGCCGAGTACCGCGCTGTTGCCTGGAAGGATATGAATACCGTCGGTTTCCACTGCGCCATGGGCTACTACGACTACGGTATTCTGGACTGTCTCCAGGTAGACATGTACGGCAACATTAACTCTACATTCATCGGTGGGAGTTATGAGCACCCGGAAAGGCGGTTTGGTGGCCCGGGCGGCGCCAACGAGATAGCCTCAATGTGCTGGCAGACAATCTTCATGGCCGACCAGGAGAAGCGCAAGTACCCCAGGAGAGTCGATTTCATCTCGTCTCCGGGCTATCTGGATGGCTCTCCTCGCGCCCGCGAAAGGGCCGGTCTCCCGGCAAACACCGGACCATACCGGGTGGTCTCGGAGATAGCCATGTTCGGCTTCGATGAAGAGACCCACATGATGAAGCTCCTGGCGATTGCGCCCTGGGTTACCCTGGACGACCTGCTTGTCGAGATGGACTTCGAACCGCTCATCGCCGACCCACTGGAGAAACTGCCGCCACCGACCGAGCAGCAGCTTACGGTACTACGTGCCGAGATTGACCCCGGCGGCCGTGTCCTCGGTCAGGGTACATGGATTGAGTACAAACCGGAGGACTGAGTCTGCCGTATAAATCAAGGGCCGGCTCGAGAAGAGAAGTAAAAAGCAGAAGGAGTGACTAATGACAGAGCAGCCAAGATTCTTCCAGATTGAGAAGGACGGACCGGTCATTATTTGGAGATTCGACAACCCGCCCAAGAATCTCTGGACCACAGAGACCGGAATGGAGTTCGCCAATCTTGAAAGCGAGTTCTATGCTGA is drawn from Dehalococcoidales bacterium and contains these coding sequences:
- a CDS encoding TatD family hydrolase, yielding MFSDSHCHMDGFESEQQLMEVLERAAASNLDIILTTGMSLESSEEAIRLARTHRVVLAAVGIHPWNAVAPTDELCRRLEELAITESVVAMGEIGLDYARSPQTATEQRELLKYELSLAHEKGLPVNLHCREAHADMMGLLRREVGSGLTGNIHGFSGDSDMLKDWLEIGFYVAIGRAVLGDMPELEEAVTRIPSDRLLTETDATPRGQSAGPAEVVAVAEKVAALRGVTTEEIGRTATANLKRLLRL
- a CDS encoding MFS transporter — translated: MPLMVNPYSRATQYLRGNVLNRFPRGIWALMVIQLVASAGFSICLPFLPLYLHQERGLVMTLVGVLFLIGGICSSTTQMVGGVLADRLGRRRLLLGTSIIRMFLYSGLAVLIATSAPVWSIITIYIAGQSAGMMMRPAMTAMVADLSPENQLTETYGLLRVGQNIGWAMGPAVGGYLITFLPYAWLFGVTALSSILTFSLIFLLLRESYVATTDRVDFRSMFTAATDRTFLAFSGLCLLVFMTMGQLGSTLSIFTVDRMGLSTAQYGMLLTANGIIVVLFQYPVARWAGRLTRARGMILGSLFFGIGWLSMGWVQNFGWALASIAIVTAGEITFTPLSLSTVGQLAPSDRRGRYMGFFGLSQSLSMSLGPLFGGVLLDTFPREPWFIWSTISAVAFIAAVGFYLWGTRARIGPSVDYHLTDSQDKP
- a CDS encoding Crp/Fnr family transcriptional regulator, which produces MTIQREFLESIPYFTGLDATELDSVRQLIFERTVDRNEIIQFEGESAEALFFIASGAVKVFKTSAEGKEQILSIARPGDSFNDIAIFDDGPAPASAQTMSPVVLYGISKNEIQTILRQHPQVALNTIRVLVDRTRQLVELVEDLSFRHVIGRVAKILLEHAGDGTSPRPRLTQQDMAAMAGTVREVVARSLKALEEEGAIRLERHQIKIADKEALEDMVAASV
- a CDS encoding 4Fe-4S binding protein, whose translation is MPQIDKDKCDNCGLCVSVCTCGALVYIEETVTVIETQACGWCMMCEAVCPLGAITCPFEIVLDEVTRP
- a CDS encoding CoA-transferase, which codes for MEVLASGKGVYRTPDPDGHREWVRTHKSRELKSKVMTAKEAVEKFVSDGDYLGYDLNIHKRGPAALMHEIIRQKKKDLWVAVRFSGMDPAILIAGGCVSRIDIGWFIQSGTCSRAIQEGLIKVTEWTNGAVVYRELAGAMGLPFLPLRYIGGTDTFEQSGAKLIKDPFTGQEICLVPALNLDVAVVHVHQCDEFGNARIFGSGLSPMETCSCAKKLIISTEEVVSSDEIRRRPQLTTVPYYMVDAVVNVPFGTYPGAMPGLYGSDPEHMIEMMMADRMGTMDAYLEKWVYAFESHAEMLDKLVGARKLIQLMQAETFREGYRA
- a CDS encoding CoA-transferase — translated: MSETINFTTTESLLINVANLIENNKYYWVAIGGSPMMAMMLARKTLAPRAYYVVEDGTICPDPLEYVPFLSGASGAAEYRAVAWKDMNTVGFHCAMGYYDYGILDCLQVDMYGNINSTFIGGSYEHPERRFGGPGGANEIASMCWQTIFMADQEKRKYPRRVDFISSPGYLDGSPRARERAGLPANTGPYRVVSEIAMFGFDEETHMMKLLAIAPWVTLDDLLVEMDFEPLIADPLEKLPPPTEQQLTVLRAEIDPGGRVLGQGTWIEYKPED